The proteins below are encoded in one region of Chrysemys picta bellii isolate R12L10 chromosome 4, ASM1138683v2, whole genome shotgun sequence:
- the NUDT8 gene encoding mitochondrial coenzyme A diphosphatase NUDT8 isoform X2, which produces MLISLLHPKYAGKKSSAETRIARQWVLGKNPDVVPYLLSFKAEESLDSKIYVFIHYEEKGWKNLKAADSPSNVIERVVQLHQCPASAGVMFPALHHLRLGARPTLGATRAGGSPRGYLSQENEQRCRGLLETSTRRYRQEAVAAAVLVTLCSVSGYPALLYTLRSSTLTGHHKGDVSFPGGKCDSSDQDVIATALRETQEELGLHLGAESVWGVMKPLPTGVEDVFTIPLSHLLQAQNHGYTHFCQQGRYSYTLPVFLNGRYRVWGLTAIITDLTLELLAPSTYRRRTRPPSTR; this is translated from the exons ATGTTGATCAGCCTCCTTCATCCAAAATATGCAGGAAAGAAATCGTCAGCTGAAACAAGAATTGCAAGGCAGTGGGTGCTCGGCAAAAATCCGGACGTTGTGCCATATTTACTTTCATTTAAAGCAGAAGAATCTCTGGATTCAAAAATCTACGTTTTCATCCACTATGAAGAAAAAGGATGGAAAAATCTGAAGGCTGCTGATAGTCCATCTAACGTCATAGAACGGGTGGTGCAATTGCATCAGTGCCCAGCAAGTGCA GGTGTGATGTTCCCTGCCCTGCACCATCTCCGCCTGGGCGCCCGCCCCACGCTCGGTGCCACGCGGGCAGGTGGCTCTCCCCGGGGGTACCTGTCCCAGGAGAACGAGCAGCGGTGCCGAGGGCTGCTGGAGACCTCCACCAGACGCTACCGGCAGGAGGCGGTGGCTGCGGCTGTGCTGGTGACACTGTGTTCTGTGAGCGGGTACCCTGCGCTGCTGTACACGCTGCGCTCCAGCACGCTGACGGGCCATCACAAGGGAGATGTCAG TTTCCCGGGCGGCAAGTGCGACAGCTCCGACCAGGATGTGATCGCCACAGCGCTGAGGGAGACGCAGGAAGAGCTGGGCCTGCACTTGGGGGCTGAGAGCGTCTGGGGGGTCATGAAACCCCTACCCACCGGG GTTGAGGATGTTTTCACCATCCCCCTGTCTCATCTGCTGCAGGCCCAGAACCACGGTTACACCCACTTCTGCCAGCAGGGCCGCTACAGCTACACGCTGCCCGTCTTCCTCAACGGCCGCTACCGGGTGTGGGGGCTGACGGCCATCATCACGGACCTCACGCTGGAGCTGCTGGCGCCTAGCACCTACCGCCGGAGAACACGCCCACCCAGCACCCGCTGA
- the NDUFV1 gene encoding NADH dehydrogenase [ubiquinone] flavoprotein 1, mitochondrial, protein MAARQLLSPRGAAALRRFSAAAGSTAPKKTQFGSLKDEDRIFTNLYGRHDWRLKGAMSRGDWYKTKEILLKGIDWILNEIKTSGLRGRGGAGFPTGLKWSFMNKPSDGRPKYLVVNADEGEPGTCKDREIMRHDPHKLVEGCLVAGRSMGARAAYIYIRGEFYNEASNLQVAIREAYEAGLLGKDACSSGYDFDVFVVRGAGAYICGEETALIESIEGKQGKPRLKPPFPADIGVFGCPTTVANVETVAVAPTICRRGGAWFASFGRERNSGTKLFNISGHVNTPCTVEEEMSVPLKELIEKHAGGVRGGWDNLLAVIPGGSSTPLIPKSVCETVPMDFDGLVQAQTGLGTAAVIVMDKSTDIVRAIARLIEFYKHESCGQCTPCREGVDWMNKVMWRFVQGNAQAAEIDALWEISKQIEGHTICALGDGAAWPVQGLIRHFRPELEQRMRRHEETQARQASA, encoded by the exons ATGGCCGCGCGGCAGCTGCTGAGCCCCCGCGGGGCTGCCGCCCTGCGCCGCTTCTCCGCCGCCGCCGGCTcg ACAGCGCCTAAGAAAACCCAGTTTGGCTCTTTGAAGGACGAGGACCGGATCTTCACAAATCTCTACGGACGCCATGACTGGAG GCTGAAGGGGGCTATGAGCCGGGGTGACTGGTACAAAACCAAGGAGATCCTGCTGAAAGGGATCGACTGGATCTTGAACGAGATCAAGACCTCGGGCCTGCGAGGTCGGGGCGGGGCTGGCTTCCCCACAGGCCTCAAATGGAGCTTCATGAACAAGCCTTCAGACGgcag GCCCAAGTACCTGGTGGTGAATGCGGATGAAGGGGAGCCAGGAACCTGTAAGGACCGCGAGATCATGCGCCATGACCCACACAAGCTGGTGGAGGGCTGCCTGGTGGCAGGGCGCTCCATGGGGGCCCGGGCTGCCTACATCTACATCCGTGGGGAGTTCTACAATGAAGCCTCCAACCTGCAG GTGGCGATTCGCGAGGCCTATGAGGCAGGTCTGCTGGGCAAAGACGCCTGCAGCTCAGGCTACGACTTCGACGTGTTTGTGGTGAGGGGCGCCGGGGCCTACATTTGTGGGGAGGAGACAGCGCTGATCGAATCCATTGAGGGCAAGCAGGGCAAGCCACGCCTCAAACCGCCCTTCCCGGCTGACATTG gCGTGTTCGGCTGCCCCACTACCGTGGCCAATGTGGAGACGGTGGCTGTGGCGCCCACCATCTGCCGGCGCGGGGGAGCCTGGTTTGCCAGCTTTGGGCGTGAACGCAACTCGGGCACCAAGCTCTTCAACATCTCCGGGCACGTGAACACGCCCTGCACCGTGGAGGAGGAGATGTCGGTGCCGCTCAAGGAGCTGATTGAGAAGCATGCGG GAGGTGTGCGTGGGGGCTGGGACAACCTCTTGGCGGTGATCCCAGGAggctcctccacccccctcaTCCCCAAGTCGGTGTGTGAGACGGTGCCCATGGACTTTGACGGGCTGGTGCAGGCGCAGACTGGGCTCGGCACAGCTGCCGTCATCGTCATGGACAAATCG acaGACATTGTCCGAGCCATCGCCCGCCTCATCGAGTTCTACAAGCACGAAAGCTGTGGGCAGTGCACCCCCTGCAGGGAGG GTGTGGATTGGATGAACAAGGTGATGTGGCGGTTCGTGCAAGGCAACGCGCAGGCAGCCGAGATTGACGCGCTCTGGGAGATCAGCAAGCAGATTGAGGGCCATACCATCTGCGCCCTGGGCGACGGGGCCGCCTGGCCTGTGCAG GGGCTGATCCGTCACTTCcgcccagagctggagcagcGGATGCGGCGTCACGAGGAGACCCAGGCTCGGCAAGCGTCCGCGTGA
- the NUDT8 gene encoding mitochondrial coenzyme A diphosphatase NUDT8 isoform X1 — MLISLLHPKYAGKKSSAETRIARQWVLGKNPDVVPYLLSFKAEESLDSKIYVFIHYEEKGWKNLKAADSPSNVIERVVQLHQCPASAGVMFPALHHLRLGARPTLGATRAGGSPRGYLSQENEQRCRGLLETSTRRYRQEAVAAAVLVTLCSVSGYPALLYTLRSSTLTGHHKGDVSFPGGKCDSSDQDVIATALRETQEELGLHLGAESVWGVMKPLPTGRGLTVAPVLAHLGPLECVCLSPNPQEVEDVFTIPLSHLLQAQNHGYTHFCQQGRYSYTLPVFLNGRYRVWGLTAIITDLTLELLAPSTYRRRTRPPSTR; from the exons ATGTTGATCAGCCTCCTTCATCCAAAATATGCAGGAAAGAAATCGTCAGCTGAAACAAGAATTGCAAGGCAGTGGGTGCTCGGCAAAAATCCGGACGTTGTGCCATATTTACTTTCATTTAAAGCAGAAGAATCTCTGGATTCAAAAATCTACGTTTTCATCCACTATGAAGAAAAAGGATGGAAAAATCTGAAGGCTGCTGATAGTCCATCTAACGTCATAGAACGGGTGGTGCAATTGCATCAGTGCCCAGCAAGTGCA GGTGTGATGTTCCCTGCCCTGCACCATCTCCGCCTGGGCGCCCGCCCCACGCTCGGTGCCACGCGGGCAGGTGGCTCTCCCCGGGGGTACCTGTCCCAGGAGAACGAGCAGCGGTGCCGAGGGCTGCTGGAGACCTCCACCAGACGCTACCGGCAGGAGGCGGTGGCTGCGGCTGTGCTGGTGACACTGTGTTCTGTGAGCGGGTACCCTGCGCTGCTGTACACGCTGCGCTCCAGCACGCTGACGGGCCATCACAAGGGAGATGTCAG TTTCCCGGGCGGCAAGTGCGACAGCTCCGACCAGGATGTGATCGCCACAGCGCTGAGGGAGACGCAGGAAGAGCTGGGCCTGCACTTGGGGGCTGAGAGCGTCTGGGGGGTCATGAAACCCCTACCCACCGGG AGGGGACTGACTGTTGCTCCCGTCCTGGCACATCTGGGCCCcttggagtgtgtgtgtctgagccCCAACCCACAGGAG GTTGAGGATGTTTTCACCATCCCCCTGTCTCATCTGCTGCAGGCCCAGAACCACGGTTACACCCACTTCTGCCAGCAGGGCCGCTACAGCTACACGCTGCCCGTCTTCCTCAACGGCCGCTACCGGGTGTGGGGGCTGACGGCCATCATCACGGACCTCACGCTGGAGCTGCTGGCGCCTAGCACCTACCGCCGGAGAACACGCCCACCCAGCACCCGCTGA
- the NUDT8 gene encoding mitochondrial coenzyme A diphosphatase NUDT8 isoform X3 — MFPALHHLRLGARPTLGATRAGGSPRGYLSQENEQRCRGLLETSTRRYRQEAVAAAVLVTLCSVSGYPALLYTLRSSTLTGHHKGDVSFPGGKCDSSDQDVIATALRETQEELGLHLGAESVWGVMKPLPTGRGLTVAPVLAHLGPLECVCLSPNPQEVEDVFTIPLSHLLQAQNHGYTHFCQQGRYSYTLPVFLNGRYRVWGLTAIITDLTLELLAPSTYRRRTRPPSTR, encoded by the exons ATGTTCCCTGCCCTGCACCATCTCCGCCTGGGCGCCCGCCCCACGCTCGGTGCCACGCGGGCAGGTGGCTCTCCCCGGGGGTACCTGTCCCAGGAGAACGAGCAGCGGTGCCGAGGGCTGCTGGAGACCTCCACCAGACGCTACCGGCAGGAGGCGGTGGCTGCGGCTGTGCTGGTGACACTGTGTTCTGTGAGCGGGTACCCTGCGCTGCTGTACACGCTGCGCTCCAGCACGCTGACGGGCCATCACAAGGGAGATGTCAG TTTCCCGGGCGGCAAGTGCGACAGCTCCGACCAGGATGTGATCGCCACAGCGCTGAGGGAGACGCAGGAAGAGCTGGGCCTGCACTTGGGGGCTGAGAGCGTCTGGGGGGTCATGAAACCCCTACCCACCGGG AGGGGACTGACTGTTGCTCCCGTCCTGGCACATCTGGGCCCcttggagtgtgtgtgtctgagccCCAACCCACAGGAG GTTGAGGATGTTTTCACCATCCCCCTGTCTCATCTGCTGCAGGCCCAGAACCACGGTTACACCCACTTCTGCCAGCAGGGCCGCTACAGCTACACGCTGCCCGTCTTCCTCAACGGCCGCTACCGGGTGTGGGGGCTGACGGCCATCATCACGGACCTCACGCTGGAGCTGCTGGCGCCTAGCACCTACCGCCGGAGAACACGCCCACCCAGCACCCGCTGA